TGCGCGGCCCGGACGACCAGCCGCTCGACACCGGCGCGCTCGAGCAGGATGTCGACCATGCGTTCTCGCCGACCGTGTTCCTGTACGACAACCATCCCGGCGGGGTCGGCCTGTCCACGCCACTGTACGACCTGCGCGCGCAGGTGGTCCGGCAGGCGGCCGACATGATCCGCGGCTGTACCTGCCAGCAGGGCTGCCCGGCCTGCGTCGGCCCGATACTGCATTCCGACGAGAAACCGGGACGCGATCCGAAGCGGCATGCGCTGGTCGTGCTCGACCTGTTGGGCGCCGCGCAGCCGCGCACGCTGCAGCCGGACGACAGCGGCGACACGCTGCCTGCCGACCGCGCGGCGGCGGCGGACGCGTCGCTGATGCTGCAGGGCATCGACGGGCTGTGAGTGGCAGTCTGGCCAGCCGGCTCGCACTCCTGTCGCGCCAGGCCGGACGACTGCCCTCGGGCAGCAACGCGCGCCAGGCCCCCGGCCCGGCCCGGCCGGACGTCCCGCCAGGCGGCGCTGAAGTGCCGGCCGTGCACACGCAGGCAGCTGCAGCCGAAACCGTGGTGCAGCCCGATACCGGCGCATCGTTCACCGAACGGATGCAGCGGATCGCGACGCGCGCGGCGGCTTTCGCCCGCCCGACCGATGAAGAACTTGCCGAGCGCCTCGGTGGCCGGCCCTGCGTGCCGGGCCTGATCGAGATCGAGTATCGGCACCCACTGTCCGAGCCGCATGGCTGTCGCGCGTTCGAGGCGCTGGTAGCACCCGACCTCGACTGGCTCACCGGCCCACGCCCGGCCGGGGTCGGCCGCGCCCCCCTGGTCTTCATCGATACCGAGACGACTGGCCTTGCCGGTGGCACCGGCACCCTCGCCTTCCTCGTCGGCATCGCAAGGGTGAAGGGTCCGGCACTGGTCGTCACGCAATGGCTGATCACCCGATTCTCCGCAGAGCCAGCCCTGCTCGGCGCTTTGCTCACGGCGCTCGGGCACGACACAGCCGACAGCATGTCCGCACAGGATGCGGTGGAGCTGGTCAGCTACAACGGCAAGTCTTTCGACCTGCCGCTTCTGTGCACGCGCCTCAAGATGGCCCGGATGGGCGCCGGACTGGCCCGGCTGGCGCACCATGACCTGCTGCATCCGGTGCGCACGGCGTTCGCCCGGCGCTGGCCCGATTGCCGACTGCAGACTGCAGAGCGCCTGCTGCTCGGCATCGAGCGAAGCGATGATCTGCCGGGACACCGCATCCCGGCCGTATGGGCCGATTTCGTGCAGTTCGGTGAGACTCGCGAACTCGACGCGCTGGTGCTTCACAACCGCATCGACCTGCTGTCGCTGGCCGCCCTGCTGCCAGCGCTGGCCCAGGTGTTCGTCGATCCGGCGGCGCCCCTGTCCGCGTCTGTCGAGCACCCTTGGCAGGCGATGCCCGACTCGGCGGCGATCGCGCGCATGCAGCGGCGCCGGCGCAGGCCCGACTGCGCCCGTGCACACCTGCTGGCGGCACAGGCCGCGATGGATGATCGCGCCCTGCTGGAGCTTGCCGACCTGCATCGCGCACGCGGCGATTGGGGCCTCGCCCTGCCGATCTGGCAGGCGCTCGCCGACACCGGTTCGCTGGACGCTGCGGAATCGCTCGCGAAGTACCACGAGCACGTGAGCCGCGACCTCGCCGAGGCGCTTCGCTGGTGCGAAGTACTCTGCCGCGCGGCACCTGCAGACCCTGCACACGCCGGCCGCCTGCGAAGGCTGCAGCAGCGCCGCCAGCGCCATGGCGCCTTGTTCGGTTGAACCAGCTGCGACAGAAAAAAAACCGGACGGTAAGTCCGGTTTAAACCTCGTCGGAGAGATTCACACGCATCGGCCGGGGGAGGAGCCCGTCCGACCCGCCTATTAACGCACATTGTTTGCGCGCGTTGACATTTTTTTGTGTCATTTATTTCTTACACCTTGAACGCTCCGGTACGCGCTGCAGGCATTTCGCGGCCGCGAACCGATGGCGCGGCGCATACCGCTGCTTGCTCGAATTCACAGGAACGCGCGTTTCGATTACTTTCCGGGCTGCAAGGTCGTCCGTCCCGCATCCGGCGAGGCGACCGGATTGCCCTACAGGTTGCGCTACCGAGGAGAGTCCCATGCAACACCATCGCCGTCGCCTGATCGTCGCTGCCGCAGCAGCGCCGCTTGCGTACCTGCCAGCCGCGCAGGCCCAAGCCTTTCCTTCGAAAGCGATACGCATCGTGGTTCCTTTCCCTGCCGGCGGGACCACCGACGTCATCGCGCGACTGGTGGCGCAGCGCATGACCGAGTCGATGGGCCAGCCGGTGATCGTCGAGAACCGCAGCGGCGCAGGCGGCACGATCGGCGCGGAGGTGATGGCCCGGGCGAATCCCGACGGCTACACGATGATGATGCACAACCTCACCTTCCCGCTGGCCTCGACGGTGCAGGCACTGCAGGGCAAGCCTCTGTACAGCCTCGACAACGATTTCGCCGGCGTCTCGCTGTCGGCCAACGTCCCGTTCATGCTACTCGCACACCCGTCGGTGCCGGTGAAGAACCTCGCCCAGTTCGTCAAGCTGCTGCAGGGCAATCGCAAGCTGTCCTACAACTACGGTTCGACCGGGCCGGGTTCGGTGATGAACGTGCTGGGAGAAATCCTGAAGCAGGAAGCGCGCATCGACATGACCCACATTCCGTTCAAGGGTGCCAATCCGATGCGCCTGGAACTGCTGGCCGGCCGCCTGGACTTCGGCGGCGATCAGTTGTCCACCTGCCTCGAGAACATCCGCAAGGGCGAACTGCGCGCATTGGCCACCACCGCTCCGGTCCGGGTGAAGGCCCTGCCCGATGTGCCGACGGTGCGCGAACTTGGCTTTCCGCTGCTCGAGATCGAGGGCTGGAACGGGCTGTTCGCGCCGGCAAAGACCCCGCGCGACGTACTCGACCGGCTGTCGAAGGAATCCGCTGCGGCGGCACGGCA
Above is a genomic segment from Rhodocyclaceae bacterium containing:
- a CDS encoding ribonuclease H-like domain-containing protein, coding for MSGSLASRLALLSRQAGRLPSGSNARQAPGPARPDVPPGGAEVPAVHTQAAAAETVVQPDTGASFTERMQRIATRAAAFARPTDEELAERLGGRPCVPGLIEIEYRHPLSEPHGCRAFEALVAPDLDWLTGPRPAGVGRAPLVFIDTETTGLAGGTGTLAFLVGIARVKGPALVVTQWLITRFSAEPALLGALLTALGHDTADSMSAQDAVELVSYNGKSFDLPLLCTRLKMARMGAGLARLAHHDLLHPVRTAFARRWPDCRLQTAERLLLGIERSDDLPGHRIPAVWADFVQFGETRELDALVLHNRIDLLSLAALLPALAQVFVDPAAPLSASVEHPWQAMPDSAAIARMQRRRRRPDCARAHLLAAQAAMDDRALLELADLHRARGDWGLALPIWQALADTGSLDAAESLAKYHEHVSRDLAEALRWCEVLCRAAPADPAHAGRLRRLQQRRQRHGALFG
- a CDS encoding tripartite tricarboxylate transporter substrate binding protein; translation: MQHHRRRLIVAAAAAPLAYLPAAQAQAFPSKAIRIVVPFPAGGTTDVIARLVAQRMTESMGQPVIVENRSGAGGTIGAEVMARANPDGYTMMMHNLTFPLASTVQALQGKPLYSLDNDFAGVSLSANVPFMLLAHPSVPVKNLAQFVKLLQGNRKLSYNYGSTGPGSVMNVLGEILKQEARIDMTHIPFKGANPMRLELLAGRLDFGGDQLSTCLENIRKGELRALATTAPVRVKALPDVPTVRELGFPLLEIEGWNGLFAPAKTPRDVLDRLSKESAAAARHPDVVKRLVEIAAEPVGSNGPEMTALLRRQVEQFTPILRKLKLVVE